The following is a genomic window from Camelus dromedarius isolate mCamDro1 chromosome 21, mCamDro1.pat, whole genome shotgun sequence.
AAACTTAGGGGCCAGACTGAGTTAATTGTACTTCTCATTTCATACAATCATCACTGGCCTATGAAAGGTGTCACTTTTGCTTTTTTGATACATTTTCCCTCTTTATTCCAAACCCTGAATTCCATTTCTTGGAGAACCAATTTGGACCCACTATAATGTGTTTGATCTATCCTTAAATATGCAAATATCTTTGTAAACTATGTCTGCATTTTATATATTCTCATGAACAGAAGCTTGCCGTAGATTTTATCCCCTTACTGTttccatttacttttattatataaacatatttccCTGCTGCTGAATCTAGTTTGTTGCTCTTGGTGTTATGTCGTATTGTAGTGTTTCATATATTTGCTTATCCACTCTCCTAACGGTGGACACAGAGTTCCCTCGAATTTCCTCCTAACTACGAGCAACTCAGAAATGAATTCTGTCCTGTCATCACCTTATTTCTCTGCGACACTTTTTCTGGCCAGTATCTACTCCTTTGTGGGACAATGGCTcaattctttttcttgatttcctGATTTATATCAGATTAgcatttttctctgccttctgcttCTAAATAGTTGATTTGTGGGAGCTTTGCAGATTATACATTTTAACTTCCTGTCAGTTTTAGacattgcagtttttttcttccaaactgtgatgtgtgtgttttgtgaACAATACTTTTCATGGAAAGAAatccttaattttaatttaatcaaattCAACAATTTTGCCTTACAGTGTCTGTTCCCTGCCTCCCCCCATGCACGTCTGAATCAGACAGTGTGAATGGTGCCTTTGTAATTGTGCACATGGAGACCTTGGTGTCATAAACTTGGACTCTTCAAAGTTTATATTCTAGTGTGCCAATTTGCCTACAACCATTCTGCTACTTCCCACATTTAATGGGGCTGTTTGCATTAAGTAGCATGTTTCCATGCTTAGAGCTTctgcttatttcttctttatctcaCCAGCACCTTCCTGTGTCTAGTTAAGGATATTCACTATGCAAATTTGAAATCCTTGATCCTGTTTTATTACTTGTGCTCCATTGGGCATTGATTGTCCGTTTGGCTGACTTTCTTTTATTGTGGTTCAGCTCCTCCtgtttctcattatgtttttcTCATAAATTCACCTTCCCCAAGACATATCTGCCACTTGGACAGGTAACGAGCCTTCCTGGGGCAGGACGTGCCCCTGGACAGAGAGTCTTTGAAGCCACCACCTAGGATTGGCCCTTgtttgctcccctcccccttctgtgTTCACCAGAGCACTGCTAGTTCTGAAGGGTCTTGGTTGTAAACTGTGGTGGTCTGGGTATGGAAAATGCTGAGAATCCTCAGGGTCGGGGGTGCCCCTGCACATGCTTATGATCTGCTCCGCCCCTCCATCAGATTCTGGAGGGTTCTGTTACCCATAACTCCTTGCCCACGTCCCCCAGCCCTGCGCTGGCACTGCTGTTATTTTTTGTCTCCTGGGTAGCAGGAAGGTTGACTGTGACCCCTAAGGCATTGCAGGCAGGGGAGTCCCCGCTGCCCAGCCCTTCTTCCCCACACCTCTgtgccctcccagcccagccctgagggactgctccagGGTTTGTTTAAgtgtttttatgattttaaggTCTCCATCGTtaaggatggattttttttttaaaataaatgtcttatttgGAGTATAATGTACACAGAAAAGTGCAAAAATATTGCAAAAATCATAAGATCCCCTTCTATAAGTGGTTATGAAATCTTCCCGCACCCAGATCAATATATAGAACATCAATTAGCCAGAACCCGGAGCCTCTTAAATTCTCCTCTAAGGATAATGCCCAAGTCGCCATCCTGACTTCTCTGATCACGGACGACTTGGCCGCGGGGTGATGTGCCTACGGTTAGGTGGAAGGAAGCTTCCAAAGGGATGCTCTCAGGACTCAGGGCTGACGGGTCTTCCAGAACAGGGGCGGTGCTGCCAAAGCCCAGCTCCCCAGATAGCAGGGGGAagcctgcccctcaccccctgAGCCGGAACACATTCCCAGAAAGAGGGCAGGAGCCTCAGGAGAGCTGGGGACTGGCCTGGGCCGACGCCCTCCCTGTGGCATCCTCCTCTTCATCCTGGCCAAAGGGCAGAGGACGGGAGGAGGGCCGTCTACAGGGGACGCAGGCTCTGCAGACCACATGCCCGCAGCATGGGCGGGGATGAGCGCcaagggtgggggtcaggggctcccctctgcccacctcctgaGGCTGGGTGCGGGGTGCTGGCCTGAGGAACAGGCGACCTGCCCCCGCCTGGCCTGACTGCCGCCTCCAGAATCTACAGTCCTCGGCCTTTGGCCTCGATTCTGGTCCTTGCCTCTCAGGTCACCGAGGGCGCGTGGAGCCCAGGCcgctgccagcccagcccctcctgaGAAGCCAACCAAAGGCAAATAAAGTTATTGCATGTTTgagtggagagaagaaaaaagaaatgattcagCAGAGTTTCGCAGCGGGTCTGCCGTGCCGCGCAGGAGGGGTTCCGTTAGGTCAGCGTCCTCTCGGAAAGTCCTGCCCACAGCCCTGGGCACCGGGTCTTCCTCCCAGAgccccccccgcccgcccccgcccACTGGGTCCTGCGTCTGCGCGGAGACGGCTGCAGGTGCACAGCCTGCCCAACAGCGTCAGGCCCTATGGTCCACCGCCGACCAGCGGCAGCCTTGGCTCCATCACCCGCGGGCTGACTCTGGCTCCCGCCCGGCTCCGCTCGGCCGGCACAGCTCTCGGACCGCCCAGGGCATCACCAGAGGCCGTGCGGTACCAGCGACTGGCTGCTAGTGCTGCCCACATCCTCGCTGGAGCAGGCCTTGCTGATTCCTCCTCCCATGAACGGGTTTCATGTTGCTCTGTGGTGTGGCTGGAGCCTTGGGGCATCAGAAGGGACTTCTCCATGGTTCCGGGCCCCGGCGGTGCTTCTGagcagctgtggtcagaagcacTGTCATCTCTGCTGGCCTTGGAGCCAGTCCATCTCCTGCCCCATCCTGGGGCTCCTCCTTCAAACCACAGCCAAGGTCAGCCCAGCCGGAGCCACCGCACACCCAGCACCCCCAGCTGGGTGCCTggagatgggggttggggggggtgaaacaggtgaagggggtcaaaaggtacaaacttccacttataagTAAGTCCTGGGTCTGTAATGCATAGCATGTTGACGatagttaatgatactgtatCACATCGTTGAAAGTTGCAAAGAGAGTAGATTGTAAAAGTTCTCAGAATAAGAAAACAGAACTTGTAACTATATATAGTGATGAATGTCAACTAGACTTAATGGTGGTGATCGTTTccagtatatacaaatactgaatcattatgtcaTATGCCTGAAATTAGTATAAAGGTCTATGTGAATTAGATCTCAATTTACAAATCACACACTTACTCATATGTGACTGGCTTCACTCAGTCGTGTGTCTGTGGGATCTGCCCTCAGCATCCACCATCCCTGTTGCTGTGCGGTATCTCCCATGTGCACAGTCTGAGGTGCGTTTATTTTCTGCTGTCACTTGGCTGCTGTGTCTGGCTGCACAGATCTGGTTTATGCATATTCTGCTTTGACAAAAACTGCCCAACTGTTTTCTCGTGAGATGTTGCACCAGTTCATACTGACTTGCAGTGGTCTGAGAGTTCCCTCTTCCCTGCGTGTTCACCAGCCACTGAGGGAGTCTCTGTTTTCCGTGTCAGTCATTTCAGTGGATGTGCGGACTATCTCACAGTCATTTAAACTTGCGTCTCTCTGGTGACTGGTCAGGCTGAGGCTTCCTTACTAGATTTCTCACCACTTCAATGTGAAGTTCTCCCTCaagtcttttaattattttttaattggttgtccatctttttcttaaaaagcaaaacaaaacaaaagccattcATTTCAAAATCTGTAACTTCAAATATCTTAAGGAGAACCTCATCTATTCTAGAATTCTGTCCAATACTGGTggccactagtcacatgtggctcTTGAAATGCGGCTAGTCCAAATTGGGATGTGCTGTGTCAATGCACACTGGAGTTCagacttagaaagaaaaatacttttaatatattggGTCAAATAAAACCTGTTAGAAAAATTAACTTCAACTGTTCCCTTGATTCACGTGGcttctagatattttaaaattacgtACGTGGCTTGAGTTATATTTCTATTAGAAAGTGCTGTTTGACAAAATCAGGAAAAGCTTCTCTGAGGAAGCAGCCTGCCCAGACTTATTCTGACTGTTAAGTGTTGGGGTTGGTGGCAGATTAATTCTGATGGAAAAGGATTGTCACAAACATGCTTCAAATATTtaggtaataaaaataagtactgAAGTACATGCAAACACAttgaattttcaaatgtattgCAGCTTGATCACAAATTGTATGGTTTTAAATGACATTTACTTGACATTTACTCATTTCAGAGAAACCCTGTGGTTTTCCAAGTGTGGAAAATGGACGGATTGCCCAATATTACTATACTTTTGAAAGATACTACTTTCCGATGAGCGTAAATCAGAATTTGACCTTCTCCTGCTTGGCCGGTCACACAACTAAAACGGGGAAACGAGAGGCTCGCACCACGTGCACAGCGGCCGGCTGGTACCCAGAACCGCGGTGCTTCAGTAAGTCGAAGGGCTTGGCTAGTGTGCGAATGTGCAAACTGATCAGCTTGTAAAAACTGGGTCCAGTGAAATAAGGCAGGTGTTTAAACCTTCGGTGGATAAGAACAAAATCATTGGCCATAGTCTTCTTTACAAAATGAAAGCATATCCTGAAATTCTGTAAATCATGTCTTTCATTAAAATGTGATCTTTTCCATCTGTTTTTAATAATACCCTGTGAAAAGGATAAGGATAATTATTGAAATTGTTGTTATCACTTTGCAAGGAACAGCACTGAGTTACTTCAAGGAATGCAAACTTATACAGATAATTGTGCAAAAGCcagaaaaatactttatattgGCCTAAGGATGAACAAATTATTATTCTAATGTTGAATCATTCAAAGCATCACCTCTCCTTGGTATGCCAACTATCTCCTCTTCGAATACccattgaaaaatgtttttttcctgaattttgaGGTCACACTTGTGAAAAAGAAGCCTGATTAGTGCATCTCAATGTTTCACGTCAGGCAGTGCTGGAGTCAGACTGTCAGCTGGCTCCCATTGGGTCCAGTGGCCTCTCTCGATTGAAGGCTTCCCGAAGCCCTGTTTTGCAGAGGAAGGGGGGGGCTTTACTTGAGTCTGTTTCATTTAGAAGAGAAAGTGGATATGGTCAGTATGGCGGCTGATATGTCCAGTAAATGTGTCCATGGGGTAATTATCCATTCTATGACCTGAGGACAGACTATAAATGTGAGCATTGCACTTTTAGTGTGAGCATGGACCATAGATTAATGCTAGTAAATAAATCTCACTTATATCTAGAACATTAGGGTAAATTAAACACCCTAGGTTTATTGACTCTTCTAGATTGGAGGTGAGAGCAGTGAAGTAGGGGCCAAAGCAGGATGAGGCGGGTTTAGCACTGTAGTGTCATGGTCAAGACACACCCTCTGCGAATGGACTGCTGTCTGTGAATCCCCCTCCACGACTGGGAAGTGGCTGAAACATTCTGAACCAGAgtttctcagctataaaatgggaatcatgCTGCTTCAATGAGATAATCCTTATAAAGTGCTTGCCACACAGCAAGTACGACATCGATTTAAACAAACGtgaaccttgggcaagtctctttgCCTTTCTGGGTTGATTTGTTATGGGGTCCATGAATGAGGCTTAAAAAATGATTGAACTCCATACGATGCTAAGGTAAATGTGATATCCAACACATCACTGTTCCAAGTCTTCACTAAAATACTCTGGGCTCATATGCTTTGAGTGACACGTCTGTGATTCGGTCACAGTCTACATGGCCTGACTCTGTCTGAAGTCCTGCCACGCAGGTAGCCCATCAgatgctgaaaaaaatgaatgaacacagtTTTCACACTAAGTTGTCTGCAGAATGGTTTAAGGATCCACACAGTAGGTATATGTTCTTTAGTTACATGATGTTAAAAATTATCAAACACAGTGGACTCAAAAGTACCAAGAAAGTAAGTCCAAAAGAAATTCCTCTTATTTGCCATTAATGACAATTAGTTAGAGGAAGAGCTCTggatatattttctaaaatagttgAGGTAGGGGTAGGAATGACTCTGAGAGCTGAAGTTAGTACATACCAAGAATTTCGGTATCAAATTAAATCcacatttaaagaaatttgatGCACAACATGCAGGGTATTTCCAAAATTAAACTAAATCAAGAACTTGTGGAGtgaacattttttcctctctctccttaaaATTCCAAGAATAATGTTAAACGTTTGAGAAACTTCATTTCatcaatttagaaaagaaattttttttctcatagaaaAATGCCCTAAGCCTGACTTGAGAAACGGCTACATCTTTGATACAAAATTATCTTACAACGTTCAAGAGAACATGCGCTACGGTTGTTCGTCAGGATATAAAACCACTGCAGGGCAGGATGAAGAAGTGGTTCAGTGCCTCCCTGATGGATGGTCCTCTCAGCCAGCCTGTAGGAAGGAACATGGTACGTGCTTAAGAGTCATCTCCTAAAACTGTAGATAAGGGCCTGTGAGTTTAGTGCTTTATTGTACTGGTaggcatttttatttaatataattgttAATATAATTGTTCTGGATGCAGGAAGTTGTTATATTATTTCTCTCAAATGCGAAGTGTTTCCTTAATCCAAGGATTCCCAACTGCTACCACACCTACTCCAGGAGTTCCTACTTTCTACTGGTAAAAAAAGGAGTTGGAgtggaataaaaggaaagagtcttaatgaacatattttttgcaacatacataattattatttccttcattagaGAAGAATTCAAAACAATGCACATTATTTTATACTATAAACCAATAtcatataaacttaaaaataatccaataatttgtatatatatacacacatatatacaaatacatacatacatatatatatatatatgtatatatatatatatatactttgttAACATGTTGTTAGTTGTTTAAATTATACAAATCCACAGATGGGATATCATCAAGAAACACTGCAAAAGCCTTCTGTTGAATTATGGCTTTTGGTCAAACACACGGGACTAGAATTGTAAGAACAGAAGACGGCTGGGGTTAGGACACAAGGTGCATGAGAAAAGGGAAGCGAGAAGCAGAGGGAAACTTTGACTGTTTTTCAATGTTGCCAAGAGTTGCTTCTGTCATATATTCTTAAGATTCAGGGAGAACactttttgagatttctttttaattactctAGGTTTCATGATAAAGTTCATAAAACAAatgactttaatttctttttagaaatgtgCTTGGCCCCTGAATTACATCATGGAAATTATTCCACAACACAGAAAACATTCAGAGTGAAGGACAAAGTACGATATGAATGTGCCCCCGGGTACCACACAGCTTCCGGGAAGAGGACGGAGGAGGTGGAATGTCACTCGTACGGGTGGGCTCTCCGCCCACGATGTGCCAGTAGGTTCTCACTTTGAACACAGCTGCTTTCACTCTGAAACTCCCTCTCGAACAGAAATGGGTACAAGTTGCCTGCTAATTATGTTCCTTCTTTTATACTTTGTTTCTGGTTTTAATGACGTTGATAGTAGGCTTTGATCATTTCAACGTCTCAAATAGGAAAAATTCTTTTTAGCTCAGATAATTTAAAATCAAAAAAGCTCaatgttatttaataaatacatcaaTTGACAAGCTTTTACTGTGAATAACAAAATATGGCAAATTTGCTGATTTCTAGTTCAGATGTGGCACATAAGTAGGAGGTGGATTTTGTTCCAGCAAAAATAacacttctttgtatttttattctttcatttttagaattaaaatgctCTTCCTTAAGATTAATAGAAAATGGTTATTTTCATCCTGTAAAGCAAACCTATGAAGAAGGAGACGTAGTTCAGTTTTTCTGTCATAAAAATTATTATCTCAGTGGATCTGACCTAATTCAGTGCTATAACTTTGGTTGGTACCCAGAATCTCCTGTCTGTGAAggtgagttttaaaatttaatactcACACAAATACAATGTCATGTCTGAATCAGCtttaatttctatgaaaaaaaaaaagtctctgatGACATCTAATTCTTGTCccaagtgatatttttaaaaataagtactgCCTTTTAGATCAGTGTTATTTTCTGCAATCTTAAACACATTTAATCTGAAGAAATCTTAAGTTTTATATTAGTTTGTAGAGTAGATAtatgttttaaacatatttttaaaaatctcattataaatttcaaatctcttactataaagaaaaacttttcttattataattgatCCAGTTGTCCCCAGTTAGCAGCTATATGAAGGTACTTTCTTATTATTTGGCCACATGTTTTCTGAtgtgaaaatactgtttttaaaacagtgggggaaagagcagaaaaaagcagcagaatgTTTCCCAGagtgaaaatgaacaatgagGTCATCTAGTAAGAGCTGCCCTAAAATGGAATGTCTGTGGTTACGTTGCTGTCACTGGATGTGTTCAAGCAGGTGGTGTGATCACCCGTTAGGAGACAGCAATGCAGTCTCACGTGATCACACCTGCAGTGCTAAATGAAGGAGGTCCTGGTCCAGCAGgggaaacagagaacagagtaaCTGATACAGTGTGACAAGCGGTAGAATAAAGTCAGGTGTAAAGGATTTGAACCAACTTTAAAGCCTCCAATTGATACTGTACGGAACAGCGTGACAGAGGTGATGGATGGTGTTTGACCTGAGCCTTAAAGGATAAATGGGAGTTTGAGGATTGGGAGGGAAGGGGTAGGTGGAGGGCTTGGTCGCCTCCATTTTCTCTGTAATGTAGAAAATAGTGCCATTTTAACACGCAGGAGAAAGATGGGGAAGTAAAACTCGGAAGACAGTGGTGAGGATCTGAAACAGTTGCTGGAAGGTGTGGAAGAGGGGTGACCAAGAGCACATAATGGGATTGCCCAGAACTGCTGTTATTTCTAAATGCACTGAACAATGactaattttttgttgttaaaaatagtctttttaaaatttccagtggTCTAATAGTAGAAAGGAAGATTATTAGCAAATTGTCTGTAGCATATTATTCCAAAAATAAATGGCAGACATACTTCTCACCAATTCCACACTCCCCCAACCCAATTAGTCAGGTGCCAACGTTCCCGCTATGTTTTCTAGTCAATAGTCATTAGATGCAGACTAGGCAGTGTAGTGGTTCGAATAacacctcctgccctcccaacacacccccacctccccaaagaCACCCAAATCCTAACCCCTGGAACCAGCGagtgttaccttatatggcaaaagggactttgcagacgTGGTGAATGTAAGGAATGGCGGTGGGAATAACATCTGGGATGACCTGTGTGGGCCCTAAAGGTAATCAAATGCATCATAAGtatgagagaggaagagggagatcTAACCAGAGAAGGCTGAGTGTGAGATGTGACTATGGGAGAAGAGGTCGGAGTGGGAGAGCAGAACTGAAAAGCCCAGGCGAGCGGGCAGCCCCCCAGAAGCTTGAAGAGGCAAAGACGCAGCTTCTGTCCTAAAACCTCCCGAAGGAGTGCAGCTCTCCTGACTCTTCAGTTtcagcccagtgaaactgatCCTGGGCTTTGGCTCCCAGAGCTGTAAGAGAAGAGATTTGTGCTATTTTAAGGCACTACCTTGTGGTCATTTGTCACGGCAGCCATGGGAACTTAACATAGTCAGTATTTTAGAACAGTTAAGAGCAGGGGATTTTAATTCAGACACGGGTTCAGGAATAGATCCACCACTTACACATTATTCACTTACTTTGTAAGTTTTAGTTTCTCCATCAGATGGGAGATGTAATAGTCCCCACTTAGCAGTTATTTTAAGATTAAAGGAGGTAAAGAATGTAGAATGCTTGCTTCTTTTAGTTTTCTATTGGCACGTGAACCACACACTCAGCAGCTTAAAAACCACACACTGATGTTCTTTCACAGTTTCCGTGGGGTAGGGTTCCTGGTGTGGCTGAACCAGCTCCGTGTCTATGTCTAACCAAGCTGCAGTCAGGGTGTCAGGCAGGGCTGCGGTGTCATCTGAGGCTGGCATGGGGAAGAGTCTGCTTTCAAGTTCACTGAGGCTGCTGGCAGCTTTCAGGGCTTGGCAGGGTGCTGAGCAGAGCCTTGGTCTCTTCCTGGCTGCTCACTGGTGTGCCCCCTGCCCTGTGACCCTCGTCATTTGGAAGCTTACAAGGAGACAGCTTGCTTCCTTTCAAAATCTGCAGGGAGAGGGTCTCTGGGCAAGAATGGTCTTGCAATATTATGTTGCATCAGCACGTGTGTGTTATCACACATCCCACCCTCCAGGCTGTGTTCACTGGTTAGAAGCAGGTCCTACTTCCTGCtcttgttggggtgggggtgggggcttgaCTCAAGGAAGTGCAGGTCAGGATGTGGGGATCTAAGGGGTGACCCCAGTCTGTCTGCCACAATTCTTATGGTCCTTGGCACGACAGACAATTTATGAAATCTTAGGCTTTGTGCTCTGTAATTATATGACCAAATACCCCGACATTTTTCCGTAAGGAAGAAGAAGTCGGTGTCCCCCTCCGCCTCTGCCTGCGAACTCCAACGTTCAAACGCACTCAGCCACTTACCGTCACGGGGCAGCGGTGCGGCTGTCGTGTGAACTGCACTTCGAGATGCAGGGGCCAGAGGAGATGCGTTGTGAAAATGGAAAGTGGACAGAACCTCCAAAATGCGTTGGTCAGCAACACCTCAAATCAGCTTTCCCGAAAATGAAATCTGTGGGTGGAGCTAAACGGTCTCCTCTCTTTAACTTGTCCCTTTTCAGAGGCAGGCGAGCGGGTGGCCTGCGGCGAGCCACCCTTCGTTGAGAACGCGGCGGCGCAGCCCTCCTCCGGGGGCTTCCACAGCGGGGATAAGGTGACGTACGCGTGCGCACCAGGGTACCACCTCCGTGGACCCCCGGAGATAGCCTGTCGCGGTGGGCAGTGGACCGCGCCCCCCGCGTGCGCGGGTAGGTGGGCTGCAGCGGACGCTGAGCCTGCGGCGAGCGTGTCCGTCCCGAGGCGCTCGCAGCGCGCTTGCAGCGCCGGCCCGTTGCTCAGAGGCCTTTCAAGCCGGTGCCTTTGCACAGCACCAGCTCTGCTGCTTTTCATGAGTGCGTGGCGCCTCTGTAGATCATAATCCAAGGTAAAGAGGTGGGAAACTAAAGCAAGTTTTGAATGTCCTGATGGTGGTACTTTTGCGTCGGGCCATGCTTGGCCCTAATAAGCCCTTCTGAGCCATATACCTGGTCGTTCTGCTCCCCGAGGGGCACAGCCAGGCCACGGTACCGCTCCCGGCTGCTACCCTTCCTGTGAGCCTTCTCGTTTCTTGATCAGGTCCGGGAGGGACCTCCACAAACATGTTTACACAATAGAGAAAAGCTATTAAGCATGCTGGAGAAATGAGCAGAATGAGGGAAAGActctgaagacagagagaaaaacgGAAATTTTCATCCCTGGGTTGTCTGAGATCTGAGATGAAGAaggatgaaaagggaaaaatcaaaatggataGTGACTAAGGATAGTTTTAGAACTGACCATAATCTTCAGGTTAAAGAACACTGTTTACCTTTCTGTACGTCCTAAGATTATCTATATTATGATTTCTTCATAagcaagaaaagtgaaaaatatgcaTACTTGTTCTTAGGCAAAACGTTTGCCATTTACTTTCACTTAGTAAATTTTAACAATACTTGAGCTGAACGTTTCTCTCATTTCTGGTGAATTTAGAAATCAGTTGTCCTAAATTACATAGTACAAATATTGAAGTGCTCTTGTATGGGTAACTGTATTATATCATGATGTCCTTGTAAGTCCacgttaattttaaaataacctctttttcttagaaaatactgagaattgTAATGCTCCCCCTGTTGTAATAAACGGGGCTGTTGTTGGTGAAGCACTGACCAGCTACACAACAGGATCCTCGGTGGAATATAGATGCAATGAGTATTACCTGTTGAGGGGAGAAAAGGTATCTCACTGTGAACAAGGAAAATGGTCACCCCCACCTGTTTGCTTAGGTAAGACAGAGAACGCATAGAACCAAAAGATTTTTTCcctggctttattgagatacatttgacataacattgtgtaagtttaaggtgtacaatgtgataattTGATACACAAATATATTGCGGAATTATCACCACAATAAGATTAGTTTACGTATCCTTCACCGCATGTAATTTTCTTGGTTGTCGTGATGACAACATTTAAGCTTCTGGCCACTTTCAAGGGTACAAAACAATACTGCTGACTCTGGTCCTCATGCTGTAATCAGATCCCCGGAACTTATTCTGCTTGTAGAAGAACACACTGAATTTGTTTCACCCTTGTGTTTGTATTCTTTgtaatctatttaaaatttttttttccttccagttttatagacatataattgacatacagcatctTTATACTTTTTGGGGGAGAGTGGTTAGATTTTattaacagatttattttttaaatggaagcactggggattgaacccaggaccttgtgcctgctaggcaagcactctgccacggagctgtaccctccccctgtgtTTGTATCCTTATGTGATTTTCATATAATGTTTTATGCATGGAAAAAATgattttgtataaattttttttcaaatattgtcCCTTGTCAGTTCTGTAAGCAAAAAATCCCTAATATCTTAGCGTTTAGGAGTGTACTAGTTGTTGCCccactacttttttaaaaaattgtggcaaaataagaacaataaaacTTTACCAGTTTAACTGTCATTAAGTGTgcatttcagtggcattaagtatttttatattttggggtCTGATTACATTGTGTTGCCTTTCTCCTAACTGAAATTTCCCCTTAGTGCAGTCCTCAGGGTCTCTCAGCTGTCCTCAGAATGCTGAGGAGCACTGACAAGAATAATCAGTCTACTGCTTTCCCCGGGAGAGCGTGGGGTTAGTAACTTTCTTTGCCACTGCTTCCTCGATTGAATGGTcacctttgttttctcttgttgagcaa
Proteins encoded in this region:
- the F13B gene encoding coagulation factor XIII B chain gives rise to the protein MGSKDLAVIILLIISGELYAEEKPCGFPSVENGRIAQYYYTFERYYFPMSVNQNLTFSCLAGHTTKTGKREARTTCTAAGWYPEPRCFKKCPKPDLRNGYIFDTKLSYNVQENMRYGCSSGYKTTAGQDEEVVQCLPDGWSSQPACRKEHEMCLAPELHHGNYSTTQKTFRVKDKVRYECAPGYHTASGKRTEEVECHSYGWALRPRCAKLKCSSLRLIENGYFHPVKQTYEEGDVVQFFCHKNYYLSGSDLIQCYNFGWYPESPVCEGRRSRCPPPPLPANSNVQTHSATYRHGAAVRLSCELHFEMQGPEEMRCENGKWTEPPKCVEAGERVACGEPPFVENAAAQPSSGGFHSGDKVTYACAPGYHLRGPPEIACRGGQWTAPPACAENTENCNAPPVVINGAVVGEALTSYTTGSSVEYRCNEYYLLRGEKVSHCEQGKWSPPPVCLEPCTVNVDDMRRSNLEMKWQYEGKILHGDLIDFVCKQGYDLPPPTPLSELSVQCDRGRVKYPLCVRKESERTCASPPLIKNGVIKGSTAGTYENGSSVEYRCFEHYFLQGSREAYCSEGAWTAPPLCLEPCTLSLITMENNNLLLKWNFDDRPYIFHGEYVEFLCKRNTFISDFPSMGSELRVQCDRGQLKYPRCIQRERMLSYQEP